One segment of Comamonas thiooxydans DNA contains the following:
- the phnX gene encoding phosphonoacetaldehyde hydrolase has product MNSIAQAETLVLSQPNADLSPLQAVIFDWAGTLVDFGSLAPTQIFVEAFASFGISITLVQARGPMGLSKWDHIHQLLQDESIAAQWQTAFGRTPTHEDVDAIYARFMPLQIAKVGEFSAPIAGAVQTLQWLRDHGLKVGSCSGYPREVLNQLLPQAEGAGLKPDYVVAGDELEAGGRPGPFMALANVLALGIGDVRACVKVDDTVPGIEEGLRAGMWTVGLSLSGNEVGYSVEEFARAPEQEVEARVAVAEAKLKKAGAHYVVRSVADLPAVLAQIAAEMRAGKMPF; this is encoded by the coding sequence ATGAACTCCATCGCTCAAGCTGAAACTCTGGTGCTGTCCCAGCCCAACGCCGACCTGTCACCGCTGCAAGCCGTCATCTTTGACTGGGCCGGCACGCTGGTGGACTTTGGCTCGCTCGCGCCCACGCAGATTTTTGTCGAAGCCTTTGCCAGCTTCGGCATCAGCATCACCCTGGTGCAGGCACGCGGCCCCATGGGCCTGTCCAAATGGGACCATATCCACCAGCTGCTGCAGGATGAAAGCATTGCTGCGCAGTGGCAGACCGCTTTTGGCCGGACGCCGACCCATGAGGATGTGGATGCCATCTACGCGCGCTTCATGCCTTTGCAGATTGCCAAGGTGGGCGAATTCTCGGCCCCCATCGCGGGCGCGGTGCAGACGCTGCAATGGCTGCGCGACCATGGTCTCAAGGTCGGCTCCTGCTCGGGCTACCCGCGCGAGGTGCTCAACCAGTTGCTGCCGCAGGCCGAGGGCGCAGGCCTCAAGCCCGACTATGTGGTGGCGGGCGACGAGCTGGAGGCCGGCGGCCGTCCCGGCCCCTTCATGGCACTGGCCAATGTGCTGGCGCTGGGCATTGGCGATGTGCGTGCCTGCGTGAAGGTCGACGACACCGTGCCCGGCATCGAGGAAGGTCTGCGCGCAGGCATGTGGACCGTGGGCCTGAGCCTGTCGGGCAACGAGGTCGGCTATAGCGTGGAGGAGTTTGCCAGGGCGCCCGAGCAAGAGGTCGAGGCCCGTGTCGCCGTGGCCGAAGCCAAGCTCAAAAAGGCCGGAGCCCATTACGTGGTGCGCAGCGTGGCCGATCTGCCGGCCGTGCTGGCGCAGATCGCGGCCGAGATGCGTGCCGGAAAAATGCCGTTCTAG
- the phnE gene encoding phosphonate ABC transporter, permease protein PhnE: protein MNSQSLKQPDRWQWTAARPQGKGGWLGYAALALVIGWVLHWSAAGAQMSWSELAGGMPQIGDFLSRSVPPDWSMLPRLWAPALETIQIAIWGTLLSVILALPLSFVAAGNLHGWHWLRRITRQFLNVIRSINELILALVFVSAVGLGPFPGVLALALHGMGMLAKFFAEAIEEIDDGPLQALRSAGASQLQIIAFGVVPQVITAWIAVVLYRFEVNLRSATVLGMVGAGGLGFELVSSLKLFRYQETATCIIVITVMVIAADMASNWLRSRIQQGARH from the coding sequence GCCCGCAAGGCAAGGGCGGTTGGCTCGGTTATGCCGCGCTGGCCCTGGTCATCGGCTGGGTGCTGCACTGGAGCGCTGCGGGCGCGCAGATGAGCTGGAGCGAGCTGGCAGGCGGCATGCCGCAGATTGGCGACTTTCTCTCGCGCTCGGTTCCGCCGGACTGGAGCATGCTGCCGCGCCTGTGGGCACCGGCGCTGGAGACGATACAGATCGCCATCTGGGGCACTTTGCTCAGCGTGATCCTGGCGCTGCCGCTGTCCTTTGTGGCGGCCGGCAATCTGCACGGCTGGCATTGGCTGCGCCGCATCACGCGCCAGTTTCTCAATGTGATCCGCAGCATCAACGAGCTGATTCTGGCGCTGGTGTTTGTCTCGGCCGTGGGCCTGGGCCCCTTCCCCGGCGTGCTGGCCCTGGCCCTGCACGGCATGGGCATGCTGGCCAAGTTCTTTGCCGAGGCGATCGAGGAGATCGACGATGGCCCGCTGCAGGCCCTGCGCAGCGCCGGTGCCAGCCAGCTGCAGATCATCGCCTTTGGCGTGGTGCCGCAGGTCATCACCGCCTGGATTGCCGTGGTGCTCTACCGCTTCGAGGTCAATCTGCGTTCGGCCACCGTGCTGGGCATGGTGGGTGCGGGCGGGCTGGGCTTCGAGCTGGTCAGCAGCCTCAAGCTGTTCCGCTACCAGGAAACCGCGACCTGCATCATCGTCATCACGGTGATGGTGATTGCCGCCGACATGGCATCCAACTGGCTGCGCAGCCGCATACAGCAGGGCGCTCGCCACTGA
- the psrA gene encoding iron-containing alcohol dehydrogenase PsrA translates to MWTYHNPVHISVGRNSLDQLPALLAGRNCLLVTFPEAESLGLVQRMRQLLGAQLRGVIDSIAPNPDVQWLAPLYEQVQRNHAEVPVIVALGGGSAIDSAKALICHTPGGRFADLLALLKRGGQLGQGGHKALIAIPTTAGTGSEVTPWATIWDQAAGQKYSLHQSCTWPEAAVIDAELMTSLPAGATLASGLDALSHALESIWNVNRNPVSMALAVQSARRTLATLPALMQDLGSAQLRSEMAEAALMAGLAFSNTKTALAHSLSYDITLQHGVPHGLACSFSLPLVLEMALGADAAADAALLSIFDASTPAAAIERLRSILQGLGVATDPAHYGVPPEAWSAMVQKAASGPRGRNFIRSLS, encoded by the coding sequence GTGTGGACCTATCACAACCCCGTGCATATCAGCGTGGGTCGCAACAGTCTCGATCAACTACCGGCCTTGCTGGCCGGGCGCAACTGCCTGCTGGTCACTTTTCCCGAGGCCGAAAGCCTGGGCCTGGTGCAGCGCATGCGCCAGCTGCTGGGTGCGCAGCTGCGCGGCGTGATCGACAGCATTGCCCCCAATCCCGACGTGCAGTGGCTGGCGCCGCTGTACGAGCAGGTGCAGCGTAACCATGCCGAGGTGCCCGTGATCGTGGCCCTGGGGGGCGGCAGCGCCATCGACTCGGCCAAGGCCTTGATCTGCCACACGCCTGGAGGCCGGTTTGCCGACCTGCTGGCGCTGCTCAAGCGGGGCGGCCAGTTGGGGCAGGGAGGGCACAAGGCCTTGATCGCCATCCCCACCACGGCCGGAACAGGCAGCGAAGTCACGCCCTGGGCCACGATCTGGGATCAGGCCGCCGGCCAGAAGTATTCGCTGCACCAGTCCTGCACCTGGCCCGAGGCCGCGGTGATCGACGCCGAGCTGATGACCAGCCTGCCGGCAGGCGCCACGCTGGCCTCGGGGCTGGATGCGCTGTCGCATGCGCTGGAATCCATCTGGAATGTGAACCGCAACCCGGTCTCCATGGCTCTGGCCGTGCAGTCGGCCCGCCGAACCCTGGCCACGCTGCCCGCGCTGATGCAGGATCTGGGCAGCGCGCAGCTGCGCAGCGAGATGGCCGAGGCAGCGCTGATGGCCGGCCTGGCTTTCTCCAACACCAAGACCGCGCTCGCGCATTCGCTGTCCTACGACATCACGCTGCAGCATGGCGTGCCGCACGGTCTGGCCTGCTCGTTCAGCCTGCCCCTGGTGCTGGAGATGGCACTGGGCGCAGACGCGGCGGCCGATGCGGCCTTGCTCTCCATCTTCGATGCCAGCACGCCTGCCGCAGCCATCGAGCGTCTGCGCAGCATTCTGCAAGGGCTGGGCGTTGCCACCGATCCGGCCCACTATGGCGTGCCGCCCGAGGCCTGGAGCGCCATGGTGCAAAAAGCCGCCAGCGGCCCGCGCGGCCGTAACTTCATTCGCTCTCTGAGCTGA